Proteins encoded in a region of the Pseudomonas sp. GOM7 genome:
- the gtfA gene encoding sucrose phosphorylase, with the protein MTLRNAVQLITYPDRLGRNLGELYQFLDRHLGDALGGVHILPLYPSNADGGFSPLTHMEVDPRYGDWADVERISARFDLCVDLVISHIADESPEFLDFLAHGQNSRYADLFVQVDSLGEITHDDLAKIHIRKEKEPFREVRLASGETCRVWCTFTERQIDLNYDSPQTYQLMEQYMAFLAARGVKLFRLDAFGYTTKRIGTSCFLVEPNVYRILEWFRETGAKYDAEMMPEVHDHISYQYAISRRQMRPYGFALPPLVLHALLSGSSRYLKNWLRMCPRNQVTVLDTHDGICIPDVEGMLPEAQIQYLIDEVSTRSADPILRRSAVNVHSVGAIYQLTCTFYEALMRNDEAYIAARAIQFFVPGIPQVYYVGLLCGCNDFDLLEQTGEARDVNRHYYSLEEAEQALQQPLVQRLLALMRFRCQHPAFEGRFELNYSTDDQLQLAWRHGEHYCRLHLDLNSLQAIIDYTDEQLRITRMTC; encoded by the coding sequence ATGACGCTGCGCAATGCCGTTCAACTGATCACCTATCCCGACCGCCTGGGGCGTAACCTGGGGGAACTTTACCAATTCCTCGATCGGCACCTGGGCGATGCCTTGGGCGGCGTGCATATCCTGCCGCTGTACCCCTCCAACGCCGATGGTGGCTTCTCGCCGCTCACCCATATGGAGGTGGATCCACGCTACGGCGACTGGGCGGATGTCGAGCGGATCTCCGCGCGTTTCGACCTGTGCGTCGACCTGGTGATCAGCCATATCGCCGACGAGTCGCCGGAGTTCCTGGACTTCCTCGCCCATGGCCAGAATTCGCGCTATGCGGATCTCTTCGTGCAGGTCGACAGCCTTGGCGAGATCACTCACGACGACCTGGCCAAGATCCATATCCGCAAGGAAAAGGAACCGTTTCGCGAGGTGCGTCTGGCCAGTGGCGAGACCTGTCGGGTCTGGTGCACCTTCACCGAGCGGCAGATCGACCTCAATTACGATTCGCCGCAGACCTACCAGCTAATGGAGCAGTACATGGCCTTTCTCGCCGCGCGCGGGGTCAAGCTGTTCCGTCTGGATGCCTTCGGTTACACCACCAAGCGTATCGGTACCAGTTGCTTCCTGGTGGAGCCGAACGTTTACCGCATTCTCGAGTGGTTCCGCGAAACCGGGGCCAAGTACGATGCCGAGATGATGCCGGAAGTGCATGATCACATCAGCTACCAGTACGCCATCTCGCGGCGGCAGATGCGCCCCTACGGTTTCGCTCTACCGCCGCTGGTGCTGCATGCCTTGCTCAGTGGCAGCAGCCGCTACCTGAAGAACTGGCTGCGCATGTGCCCGCGCAACCAGGTCACCGTGCTCGATACCCATGACGGCATCTGCATCCCGGATGTTGAAGGCATGCTACCCGAGGCGCAGATTCAGTACCTGATCGACGAAGTCTCGACCCGCAGCGCCGACCCCATCCTGCGTCGCTCGGCGGTGAACGTGCACAGCGTCGGCGCCATCTACCAACTCACCTGCACCTTCTACGAGGCCTTGATGCGCAATGACGAGGCCTATATTGCTGCCCGTGCCATCCAGTTCTTCGTGCCCGGTATCCCCCAGGTGTACTACGTCGGCCTGCTGTGCGGCTGCAACGACTTCGACCTGCTCGAGCAGACCGGCGAGGCGCGTGACGTCAATCGCCATTACTATAGCCTGGAGGAGGCCGAGCAGGCCTTGCAGCAGCCGCTGGTGCAGCGCCTGCTGGCGCTGATGCGCTTTCGTTGCCAGCACCCGGCCTTTGAGGGGCGCTTCGAGCTGAACTATTCGACGGATGATCAACTGCAGCTGGCCTGGCGCCATGGTGAGCATTACTGCCGCCTGCACCTCGATCTGAACAGCCTACAGGCGATCATCGATTACACCGACGAGCAGTTGCGGATCACCCGCATGACCTGTTGA
- a CDS encoding YaeQ family protein: MALPSTTYKIELNLTDMDRSVYENLRFTVARHPSETEERLAARLIAYALFYHEQLAFGRGLSDVDEPALWEKSLDDRVLHWIEVGQPDSERITWCSRRTEKFSLVAYGNLRVWQGKCLDPVRSLKNINVVALGQEALADLALDMPRSLSWSVMISDGELFVTDERGQHEIPLEWLAGQR; encoded by the coding sequence ATGGCCCTGCCATCGACCACCTACAAGATCGAACTGAACCTCACCGACATGGATCGCAGCGTCTACGAGAACCTGCGCTTCACCGTCGCCCGCCACCCCTCGGAAACCGAAGAGCGCCTGGCCGCGCGGTTGATCGCCTATGCACTGTTCTATCACGAGCAACTGGCCTTCGGTCGTGGCCTGTCGGACGTCGACGAACCGGCGCTGTGGGAAAAGAGCCTGGACGATCGCGTGTTGCACTGGATCGAAGTCGGTCAGCCCGATAGCGAGCGCATCACCTGGTGCTCGCGGCGTACCGAAAAGTTCAGCCTGGTGGCCTATGGCAACCTGCGCGTGTGGCAGGGCAAGTGCCTCGACCCGGTGCGCAGCCTGAAGAACATCAACGTGGTCGCTCTGGGCCAGGAGGCGCTGGCCGACCTGGCGCTGGACATGCCGCGTTCGCTGTCCTGGAGCGTGATGATCAGCGATGGCGAGCTGTTCGTCACCGACGAGCGTGGCCAGCATGAAATCCCGCTGGAGTGGTTGGCTGGCCAGCGTTGA
- the recJ gene encoding single-stranded-DNA-specific exonuclease RecJ encodes MRIEARPLPAQLPDLGNLPPLLTRLYAARGVQSAEELDKGLARLIPYQQLKGIDAAVKLLVEALAQRQRILIVGDFDADGATASTVGVLGLRLLGAAHVDYLVPNRFEYGYGLTPEIVAVALQRQPDLLLTVDNGISSVDGVAAAKAAGLKVLVTDHHLPGPELPAADAIVNPNQPGCSFPSKAMAGVGVMFYVLLALRARLRESGWFASRAEPNLGELLDLVALGSVADVVPLDANNRILVHQGLARIRAGRARPGLRAILEVAGRDHRRITSTDLGFILGPRLNAAGRLDDMSLGIECLLCDDEALARDMAVQLDQLNQDRKAIEQGMQREALAQLKDLSLDDMPFGLCLFEPDWHQGVIGILASRLKERYHRPAIAFADAGEGMLKGSARSVPGLHIRDALDAVAARHPGLISKFGGHAMAAGLSLPQANFGAFAAAFDAEVRRQLSEDDLTGRLLSDGQLDATEFHLELARALRNAGPWGQHFPEPLFHGVFQVVNQRIVGERHLKLVLKTECGSVQLDGIAFNIDREVWPNPTLRWAELAYKLDLNEFRGNESVQLMVAHIAPR; translated from the coding sequence ATGCGTATCGAAGCCCGTCCCCTACCTGCACAACTGCCTGACCTGGGCAACCTGCCGCCGCTGCTCACCCGTCTCTACGCCGCCCGTGGCGTGCAGTCCGCCGAGGAGCTGGACAAGGGCCTGGCACGGCTGATCCCGTACCAGCAGCTCAAGGGTATAGATGCAGCGGTCAAACTGCTGGTCGAGGCGCTGGCGCAGCGCCAGCGCATCCTGATCGTCGGTGACTTCGACGCTGACGGCGCCACGGCCAGTACGGTCGGTGTGCTCGGTCTGCGCCTGCTTGGTGCGGCGCATGTCGACTATCTGGTGCCGAATCGCTTCGAGTACGGCTATGGCCTGACGCCGGAAATCGTCGCCGTGGCGCTGCAGCGCCAGCCCGATCTGTTGCTGACCGTGGACAACGGCATCTCCAGCGTCGATGGCGTAGCCGCAGCCAAGGCCGCCGGGCTCAAGGTGCTGGTCACCGATCACCATCTGCCGGGGCCGGAACTGCCGGCCGCCGATGCCATCGTCAATCCCAACCAGCCGGGCTGCAGCTTCCCCAGCAAGGCCATGGCAGGCGTCGGGGTGATGTTCTACGTGCTGCTGGCATTGCGTGCGCGCCTGCGTGAAAGCGGCTGGTTCGCCAGCCGTGCGGAGCCGAATCTGGGTGAGCTGCTCGATCTGGTGGCCTTGGGCAGCGTGGCCGACGTGGTGCCGCTGGACGCCAACAACCGCATCCTGGTGCACCAGGGCCTGGCGCGCATCCGTGCCGGACGGGCGCGGCCGGGCCTGCGGGCGATCCTCGAAGTGGCCGGACGCGATCATCGGCGCATCACCTCCACCGACCTGGGCTTTATCCTCGGCCCACGACTGAACGCGGCCGGGCGCCTGGACGACATGAGCCTGGGGATCGAATGCCTGCTCTGCGACGACGAGGCCCTGGCCCGCGACATGGCGGTGCAACTCGACCAGCTCAATCAGGATCGCAAGGCCATCGAGCAGGGCATGCAGCGCGAGGCGCTGGCCCAGCTCAAGGATCTGTCCCTGGACGACATGCCGTTCGGCCTGTGCCTGTTCGAGCCGGACTGGCATCAGGGGGTGATCGGCATTCTCGCCTCGCGTCTGAAGGAGCGTTACCACCGCCCGGCCATCGCTTTCGCCGACGCCGGTGAGGGCATGCTCAAGGGCTCTGCGCGTTCGGTGCCGGGGCTGCATATTCGTGATGCTTTGGACGCCGTGGCCGCAAGGCATCCGGGGCTGATCAGCAAGTTCGGCGGGCATGCCATGGCCGCAGGCCTGTCGCTGCCGCAGGCCAACTTCGGCGCCTTCGCCGCCGCCTTCGACGCCGAAGTGCGCCGTCAGCTCAGCGAGGACGACCTGACCGGGCGCCTGCTCTCCGATGGCCAGCTCGACGCCACCGAATTCCATCTGGAACTGGCCCGTGCCCTGCGCAATGCCGGGCCCTGGGGCCAGCATTTCCCCGAGCCGCTGTTCCATGGTGTGTTCCAGGTCGTCAATCAGCGCATCGTCGGCGAACGCCATCTGAAGCTGGTACTCAAGACCGAATGCGGCAGCGTGCAGCTCGATGGCATCGCCTTCAACATCGACCGCGAGGTCTGGCCCAATCCCACGCTGCGCTGGGCCGAACTGGCCTACAAGCTCGACCTCAACGAGTTCCGTGGCAACGAGAGCGTGCAGTTGATGGTGGCGCATATCGCTCCACGCTGA
- a CDS encoding GMC family oxidoreductase gives MSQAPLDAYDYLIVGAGPAGCLLANRLSADPGVSVLLIEAGGRDNYPWIHIPVGYLYCIGNPRTDWCYATEADPGLHGRSLKYPRGRVLGGCSSINGMIYMRGQAADYDAWAAAGNPGWAWNEVLPLFKRTEDHFAGNSALHGGDGEWRVERQRLSWEILEAFREAAAQSGIASIEDFNGGDNEGCSYFQVNQKGGVRWNASKAFLRGIRQRPNLHVLTDAEAERVELDAARAQALSLRWQGRQVRVAARREVLLCAGAIGSPALLQRSGIGPRPLLERLGIGVKHELPGVGENLQDHLQLRLIYRVEGVKTLNRIAATPWGKLGMGLEYLLKRSGPLSMAPSQLGAFAKSDPGQARANLQYHVQPLSLDRFGEPLHDFPAFTASVCNLRPYSRGRVEIASAQLKDAPRISPHYLSDARDLQVAAAAIRLTRRIVAAPALAPYRPQEYKPGAGYDSEEDLQRAAGEIGTTIFHPAGTCAMGQGRDAVVDARLRVHGIGGLRVVDASIMPTIVSGNTCSPVLMIAEKAAQMIVADAPGS, from the coding sequence ATGTCGCAAGCACCCCTGGATGCCTATGACTACCTGATCGTCGGCGCCGGCCCCGCCGGTTGCCTGCTGGCCAACCGGCTTTCCGCCGACCCGGGCGTCAGCGTGCTGCTGATCGAGGCAGGCGGGCGCGACAACTACCCCTGGATTCACATTCCCGTCGGTTACCTCTACTGCATCGGCAACCCGCGCACGGACTGGTGCTATGCCACCGAGGCCGATCCCGGCCTGCACGGGCGCAGCCTCAAGTACCCGCGTGGTCGCGTGCTCGGCGGCTGCTCGTCGATCAACGGCATGATCTACATGCGCGGCCAGGCTGCCGACTACGATGCCTGGGCCGCAGCGGGCAATCCGGGGTGGGCCTGGAACGAGGTGCTGCCGCTGTTCAAGCGCACGGAGGATCACTTCGCCGGCAACAGTGCGCTGCACGGCGGCGATGGCGAGTGGCGGGTGGAGCGTCAGCGCCTGTCCTGGGAGATTCTCGAAGCCTTTCGCGAGGCTGCGGCGCAGAGCGGTATCGCCAGCATCGAGGACTTCAACGGCGGCGACAACGAAGGCTGCAGCTACTTCCAGGTCAATCAGAAAGGCGGTGTGCGCTGGAATGCCTCCAAGGCCTTTCTGCGTGGCATTCGCCAGCGCCCGAACCTGCACGTGCTGACGGATGCCGAGGCCGAGCGGGTGGAGCTGGATGCAGCCAGGGCGCAGGCCTTGTCGCTGCGCTGGCAGGGGCGCCAGGTGCGCGTGGCGGCGCGCCGTGAAGTGTTGCTGTGCGCCGGTGCCATCGGTTCGCCCGCGTTGTTGCAACGCTCCGGCATCGGCCCGCGGCCCTTGCTCGAGCGGCTTGGTATCGGGGTGAAGCACGAACTGCCTGGTGTCGGCGAGAACCTGCAGGATCATTTGCAGCTACGCCTGATCTATCGGGTCGAGGGGGTGAAGACGCTCAACCGCATCGCCGCCACGCCCTGGGGCAAGCTGGGCATGGGGCTGGAATACCTGCTCAAGCGTAGCGGCCCGTTGTCCATGGCGCCCAGCCAGCTTGGCGCCTTCGCCAAGTCCGATCCTGGCCAGGCGCGCGCCAATCTGCAGTATCACGTGCAGCCGCTGTCGCTGGATCGTTTCGGCGAGCCGCTGCACGATTTCCCGGCTTTCACCGCCTCGGTATGCAACCTGCGCCCATACAGCCGGGGGCGTGTCGAGATCGCTTCGGCGCAGCTCAAGGATGCGCCCCGTATCAGCCCGCATTACCTGAGCGATGCCCGCGACCTGCAGGTGGCGGCCGCTGCCATTCGCCTGACCCGGCGCATCGTCGCTGCACCGGCACTGGCACCTTACCGGCCGCAGGAATACAAGCCGGGGGCGGGCTACGACAGCGAAGAGGATTTGCAGCGTGCGGCGGGGGAGATCGGCACCACCATCTTCCATCCTGCCGGCACCTGCGCCATGGGGCAGGGGCGTGACGCCGTGGTCGATGCGCGCCTGCGCGTGCACGGCATCGGCGGCTTGCGTGTGGTCGATGCCTCGATCATGCCGACCATCGTTTCCGGCAATACCTGCTCGCCGGTGCTGATGATCGCCGAGAAGGCCGCGCAGATGATCGTGGCCGACGCCCCGGGATCATGA
- a CDS encoding tellurite resistance TerB family protein: MNTRGLLDQLLKSGQDMLQQQGGGASSSGLGGALGGLLGGKSGKGGGSDLGSMLKGAGGGAALAMLLGNKRVRKVGGKVAIYGGLAALGVLAYKAYGNWQAQQAQQGGTQPVEPQTLDRLPAPQAEQHSHAILKALVAAAKADGHVDERERQLIEEELGKLAQDAELQAWLHAELNKPLDPADVARAASTPEMAAEMYLASVLMVDEEHFMERAYLEELARQLQLPPALKGELEAQVRAELQHV; encoded by the coding sequence ATGAACACGCGCGGCCTGCTCGACCAATTATTGAAATCCGGCCAAGACATGCTGCAGCAGCAGGGCGGTGGTGCTTCCTCGTCCGGCCTGGGTGGCGCCTTGGGCGGTCTGCTTGGGGGCAAGTCCGGCAAGGGCGGTGGCAGCGATCTCGGCTCGATGCTCAAGGGCGCCGGTGGTGGTGCGGCGCTGGCCATGCTGCTGGGCAACAAGCGGGTACGCAAGGTCGGTGGCAAGGTGGCGATCTATGGCGGCCTGGCCGCGCTGGGCGTGCTGGCCTACAAGGCCTACGGCAACTGGCAGGCGCAACAGGCCCAGCAGGGTGGCACGCAGCCGGTTGAACCGCAGACCCTGGATCGTTTGCCGGCGCCGCAGGCCGAGCAACACAGCCATGCGATTCTCAAGGCGCTGGTGGCTGCGGCCAAGGCCGACGGCCATGTCGACGAGCGTGAGCGGCAATTGATCGAGGAGGAGCTGGGCAAGCTGGCGCAGGATGCCGAGCTGCAGGCCTGGCTGCATGCCGAGCTGAACAAGCCACTGGATCCGGCCGACGTCGCGCGCGCCGCCAGCACGCCGGAAATGGCCGCGGAAATGTACCTGGCCAGCGTGCTGATGGTGGACGAGGAGCACTTCATGGAGCGCGCCTACCTGGAAGAGCTGGCGCGCCAGCTACAGCTACCGCCAGCGCTCAAGGGTGAGCTGGAGGCGCAGGTGCGAGCCGAGCTGCAGCACGTCTGA